DNA sequence from the Maribacter dokdonensis DSW-8 genome:
AGGACAACTTTCTATTGCCAAAAATTTAAGGAATAAGACAAAAATTATTGCTACAAAACTAAATCAAGAACTGAACAGGTCTTAGAGCCAAGCGAAACTAAAACCATATGATATATAAAACTGAACATTTATGCCTATCGGCCCTTCTTATTTCATTTGTTGTAATTGGTTTTACCAGTTGCAGCAATACTACTGATGATACAGACATTTCTGAGAATGGTATTGCAACTGATACCACGGGGGACAGCACGATTATTGCAAACGTAGAAGCTTCTTTCTTTTATACTGAAGATGGTTCTGTAAGTATAACCACAGTTCCTTGTACGTTATCTGATGGTACCGAAACAGATTGTTATCAAATTGTAACTACCAGTTTACCGGGAGATCATGAAATGGGACCTTGGTGCCCCGACAATATTAGTGATAGCGCGGAAGCAGGAGGAATTTGGTTAGAAAGTGGAGAAGTATACGATGTTGATGGTGCCTTTGTTGCGAATTTAGCTGAATTCTACAATGATGATAATTGGATGATGTATGATGAAAACGGAGATATTTATATCACCGATACCGAAGACGATTGTATAAATGCGGCAAACCCAAATGTTGGTGCTGAATATGAAAATTTTTGTGTGGAATGTCTGCCTTCCTATATTACCAACCTAAACCAAACTTGGACAATTCCCATAACCCCAGTTGTACAAGATACTCCCGTTCTTTTTAACTCTGGCGGACAAGGACCACAAACCACTCAGGCCCCATCTACACGTGGTATTGCACTTAATGGCATTGAGTTTTCTGCACCGGCTCCGGTAGATAATATTCTTGGCGCCTATACTTTGGCTCCTTTTGATGATGCTGGTGGTCATATTAATGTACACCAAGGTTATCACTATCACGCTGCTACAGGCTACGGTACAAAGGTTGTACAAGATGATGGACATGCCGCTTTAATTGGATATGCTTTAGATGGATTTGGAATTTACGAATTGGAAGATAGTGAAGGCTTTGAAGCTACCGATCTAGATGAGTTAAGAGGTCATGAAGATGACACCAGAGGCTATCACTACCACGTAGATGCCGCCGGTAACAACAATTTTATTAACGGGCTTAAAGGGGCCTACGTAAACTAAGGTTATATGAAAACGTATTTATTAATTCTGGCAAACCTTCTATTCATAATTATTGGCCATGCCCACAGCCCAAATGCTTCAACAACCATGTTGGTCGAAAAAAGTAATGGCTCTTGGATATTACAGATCAGCTCTTCTTTGACCGCTTTTCAGCAGGAAGTAAGAACCCATTTTACCGAAACTCCGTATAAATCCCCCGAGGAGTTTCAACACATGGTTCTTGAACATTTAAAAAACAATATTGATATAGATTATAACAATGGTTCTTCAGTAAAAATTGGTAATGGTAGTGTAAAACTAGGGCATGAAACCAAAGTGATTTTTGAAGTTTTTGGAATAGATGAAAATATGAAAACACTTAACATGAGAAATACTGCGTTCAATGATATTACGCAAAGTCAAAGTGCACTGTTTATATTTAAAAATGGGTTTAAAAAAGACCAATTCATTTTAAACAATGAAAATGAACATTCTATTGCATTAAAAGTTGATGATAACAAATTTGTGGAAATAGATAAACAAAAAGCCGGAATTGACCCATGGATAGTTATTTTTCTCTTAACAGGTTTATTGCTCATTGGGCTATTGACCAAAAGGTTAATTGAAACTAACGCACTATATCTACCAAGAAAATATTAAATAAAATACAATTCCACTTAAAATTAGGGGCTGTTCACTGATTTCCAAAAATCCATAGTAATCAAGACATTAGTTTTATACAGCTTTATTAACATTAATCAATTTAAAAAGTCAATTATGAGAAAAAATAACATCAAAAGAATACCCTCTATTTCTTTTGCTCTTGCATTAGCATTTATAACCTTTGTTGCCTGTAGTAGCGACAGTGTAGATGATGGAGTGATAGATGATAGTACAACAGATGATAGTGATATAGATGATGATGAAGTGGTTACTGAGCTTCATGCTGCCTATAGTGCGTTTAATTCAGATGCCGTGACTGTGTATTTAGATGGTTCTGAAGTTGTTATAGAGACTACCGGACTTCCAAATCATGAAACGGTTTATTGGGGAGAGGGTAATTCCCTATATAAAGAAGAGCCAGATGTTGCCCTTACTCCAAGTATCATGTCCAGTAATAACAATGCTTATACCATACGTGTAGATGCTACTCCCGATTTAACGGGTAGTACTGTACAAACAGAATTAGGAACTGTTGGTATTGCGGTAAGCGGCTCTTCAATATTCAATGATCAAGAAGGTGGGGGTGCCTTAGATCAAGCTGCTGCTAGTTTAGATTGGACAGGTGCCCATATTGGTCCCGGAGTATATCATTATCACCTAGAGCCAAAGGCTTTTACCAATGACGACGATAACCTAGTAGGTATATTATTGGACGGAGTATTTCTTTACGGACGTAAATGCAGTGCAACGGGAGATTACCCAACGGATTTAGATGCTTCTGGCGGACATACTTCTACCACACAGTATACTGATGGTGAAGAAGAATACCATTATCACATTATCAATGAAGTGTATTCTACTACTGGATCCTATTTAGCATTTGCCGGTCCATATCAAGGCTACTAAAAATGAATAATAAACACTTCCATATCCTTTGCCTTGCACTGATGTTGCAAACCGGTTGTAAACAAAGTTCCGGTTCAAAGCATCAGGTAGCAACCCCAGTTGAAGTCAGTCAAGTAACTAAATTCAAGGAAGAGTTGACCCTTAATCAATTAGAAGGTACCTGGTATTACAAAAACTCACCTTATGATGGTTATGCATTAACCTTACATGAGAACGGCACATTGGCAGAAAAGGTGGGTTTTGTTAAAGGAAAAAGAGAAGGAGTCGCCAAAAGATGGTCTGTCAATGAAGTTCTTAGGGTTGAGTATCATTATAAAAATAACCGACTTGAAGGTTCTTACAAAACATGGTGGGAAAACGGTCAGTTAGCTCAAGAAGCTAATTACGTAAATGGTAAAATGGATGGTGTGGAGAGAAAATGGTATCCTGATGGGCAATTGGCAAAAGAAAGACAATTGGTAAACGGTAGGGAAGAAGGACTACAAAAGGCTTGGTTACAAAACGGAACCTTATATGTAAACTATGAAGCCAAAAACGGACGCATATTTGGTCTACGAAGAGCAAATTCTTGCTACCAATTAGAAGATGAAGTTGTAGTTAGATCAGAAAATGAACCTTTATGAAAAAGACTTTATTTTACGTAGCAGCTATACTAGTTTTGATTTCCTGTAAACAAACAGTAAAAAAAAAGCATATTCAGGTAACTGAAACTAGCCGGGTAGCGTATTTGCCTTATTATAATGACGAATCTTTTACACCACATTGGTTGACCCCAAACTCTGAAGAGGAGAAAAAATTTCATAAAATACCGGACTTTAAACTGGTTGATCAATTAGGTGATACATTGACACAGAAGTCATTTGAAAATAAAGTATATATTACCGACTTCTTTTTTACTACATGCCCCGGCATTTGTTTGAAGATGACGAACAATATGACCAAGGTACAAGAGGCTTTTCTAGATAATCCTGAAGTTGCTATCCTTTCCCATTCCGTAACACCATCCATAGATTCTGAGGCTGTGCTTAAAACGTATGCGGAAAAAAACGGAGTAATAGATTCTAAATGGCACTTGGTTACTGGTGATAAAACTGAAATTTACAACTTAGGTAGAAACGAATATTTTGTGGAGAACGATTTAGGTATACCAAAGGACATCAATGACTTTTTACACACAGAAAACTTCTTGCTCATAGATAAAAATAAACACATACGGGGTATCTACAACGGACTCAACCGTGCTTCAATAGCACAATTGATTACAGATACTGAAGCATTATTGAAAGAAATGTAATTCGCTCTACACTAGTTTTACAAATCAAATAGTGCAAACATATAAATCTAATATTATGTGTCTTTTTGTTAAATATTGATTTACAGACTTTTAAGCATCTATGGTCTATAAAAAATCCTTACTTTTATAGGCTTACAAAACATAATCCTCCGGTTTTTACGAGCAATAATCTAGTAAAAAAAACAACATGCCCATATACATGGATAGGCACGATGTGTCAAAAGGAGTAACCGCAGAGGATGTAGCCGCACTACACAACCAAGATTTAATTATACAGCATAAGTATTGCTGTAAAGGACTTAGTTATTGGTTTGACGAAGATCGTAGCACAGCTTTCTGTTTAGTAGAAGCACCAAGTATGAAAGCGATTGTTGAAATGCACACTAAGGCTCATGGCGATGTACCCAATACCATAATTGAGGTAGATGCCAGTATCGTTGAATCTTTTTTAGGACGTATTGAAGATCCCAGTAAATCACAAAAGAAAGAACTTAATATTGTAAATAATCCTGGGTTTCGAATTTTGGCTGTTCTTAAATTTATGGATGCTCAACATTCAACTTCTCCGAAAAAAGAAGTTATGAAACAATTGGTAACCATCATAGAAAATTTTGAAGGTCGCCTTATAGATAGCCATAATGAATATTTACTGATATCATTTACATCTACCACCAATGCTTTAGATGGTATTTTGAAATTAAAAGATTGTTATCTGTCAACAAAAACTAGTACGGAACAAATTCGTATAGGCATTGCTGCTGGCGTACCCGTTACCCAAAACCATGGTTTCTTTGAAGAAACGATTAAAACTGCCAAACGTTTAACTGATATTCAACATTCATACATCATTATAACTACTGAAGTTAAAGAGTTATATGAAAGTGAAAACCAGAACAAAGAATTAAATCCTAAAACATTTAAAACCCTGCTTTTTCAAGAAGAAGAATTTTTAAACGATGTTATGAATTATTTAGAAAGCGAATGGCAAAACTCCAATTTAGGTGTAGACGATTTTTGTTCTCATTTAGGGTTAAGTACTTCGCAACTTTATCGTAAAACCAAAAGTTTATTACAGACATCAACTAATAATTTAATTCAAAGTCATCGTTTAAATAAGGCTATTAAACTTCTGCTAAAAAAGGACCGTAATATTTCTGAAGTAGCTTTTGAAACGGGTTTTAATAGTGCTGCGTATTTTACAAAATGTTTTCAAAAGAAATATAAAGTACTACCTTCTAATTACTTAAAGAGTATTTAAACATATTTTTTGTTCCTTTCTATATTGAACGAAATGTTATAGTGTTTGGTTGAAATGTAGAATTAACAATGAAAAAGCATGATTAGTTTTGGAATGTATAACCAAAACAAACAATGTCATGAAAAAAATCATCATCCTTATTTACGGTATTTTAGCTTATATCATTTTTCTAATCGCATTTCTATATGCAATTGGTTTCGTCAACAATTTATGGGTGCCAAAAAGTATAGATTCCGGGGTAGAAATTGATACTATGAATGCATTACTTATCAATATTGGTGTGCTCAGTGTTTTTGCTTTTCAACATAGTATTATGGCAAGACCGGCATTTAAAAAGTGGTGGTTTAAAATAATTGGCAAGGCAGCGGAACGGAGCACCTATATTCTTTTATCAAGCTTGGCACTCATACTGATTTACTGGCAATGGCAGCCTATGACCGCTGTGGTATGGTCTGTTGATAATGTAATCTTAGCTACTATTGTTCAAGTTGTATTTTTTATAGGATGGTTAATTGTTTTATTATCCACATTTATGATAAGCCATTTTGAACTTTTTGGTCTTACCCAAATCGTGGATAATCTAAAAAATAAGGTTACAAAAGAACCTTCCTTTAGAGTAAATTATTTTTACGGATTGGTACGTCACCCAATAATGCTAGGATTCATAATCGCTTTTTGGGCTACACCAATTATGACCGCAGGTCACCTGTTATTTGCTTTAATAACAACTAGTTATATCCTAGTTGCCGTTAAATTTCTAGAAGAAAAAGATCTTAAAAAGGCATTAGGCAAAACCTATGAGGAGTACCAAAAAAAGGTTCCCATGATTATTCCTTTCACAAAATTTTCTAACAATAATACCATAGAGTCAAAAGGTGTGCAAAGCGGACTATAATACCAATCTAAAAATTTAAATTATGAAAATAGAATCACAATCCTTTTCAAAAAAATTAGTTGACGACCTACGCAACTTAATAAACTGTACTATAATAACACCTACAGACCAGGAATATAATATTTCGCGTAAGGTGTATAATGCAATGATAAACAAACATCCGGGGGCTATAGTCATTTGCACTAATACCACAGAAGTTCAAACCGCTGTCGATTTTGCACGGAAAAACAATTTACTTGTTGCTATAAGAGGTGGCGGTCATAATGGGGGTGGTTTAGGCTTATGTGATGATGGTATGGTCATTGATTTATCGGGTTTAAAATCCATCAGCGTAAATGCAGAAAATAATATCGTAAAAGTCGGCGGTGGTTGTATTTGGAACGAGGTAGATAATGTTACACATGAATATGGTTTGGCAATCCCTTCTGGCATGGTATCAAGCACTGGTGTTGGCGGACTCACACTTGGTGGAGGTGTTGGTTATCTTTCTCGAAAATATGGCTTAACCATTGATAATCTTTTAGAAGCTGAAATGGTTTTGGCAGATGGATCAATTGTTATAACTAATAAGGATGAACACTCTGACCTTTTTTGGGCTATTCGCGGTGGTGGTGGCAATTTCGGAGTAGTAACGGAATTTACTTTTCAAGCACACAAACAAAAAATGGTCTATGGCGGACCAACATTATGGCCTATAGAACAGACTGAAGAAATTATGGGTTGGTTTGATGGTTTTATTAGAACTGCACCAGATGATATTAATGGGTTTATAGCCACCATGATAATTCCTGAATCTCCATTTCCTGAGCATCTTCATAACAAGAAATTTTGCGCCATTGTTTGGTGCTATACAGGTGCTATGGACCAAATGGAAGAGACTTTTGCTCCTATATTAGATAAAAAACCGATTTTTGCCCATACAGCAGAAATGCCTTACCCAGCGCTGCAAGCTATGTTCGATGGTTTGTTTCCTACAGGAATGCAATGGTATTGGAGAGCTGATTTCTTCAAATCGCTGACACCTGAAATAAGTGCTCAACATTTAAAATTTGGTTCTAAAATACCTACTCCTTTATCACAAATGCATTTATACCCAATAACAGGTGCCGCAAGTAGGGTAGGAGCAACCGAAACTCCTTGGGCATACCGTGATGCTGATTATTGTGGTGTATACGTTGGTGTTGATCCCAACCCAAATAATGCTACTAAAATTACGGAGTGGTGCAAAGGATATTATGATGCATTGCATCCATATTCTGCAGGTGGTGCCTATTCCAATTTTATGATGAATGAAGGGCAAGAACGGGTACAAGCGAGTTATAAACACAACTATAATCGTTTAACTTCTATTAAACGTCAATACGACCCAACAAACTTATTTAGAGTTAATCAGAATATAATTCCAAAAGCGTAACTTGATATCTTAAAGGATATGATGAGAAAGGTAGTGTATTATGTAGCTATTTCCATTGATGGATATGTGGACCCAATGCCGATATAAGCGGATTTGTTGGCGAAGGTGATGGTGTTAGGCAATACCTAGATGATTTAAAAGCATTTGAAACTGTAATCATGGGACGAAAAACCTATGAATTTGGGTATGCATACGGATTAAAACCTGGGCAGCCAGCTTATGCGCACATGCAGCATCATATTCTCTCCAAATCTTTACAGTTTGATGACAAAAGTGATCAAGTACATATATATTATTTCTGAATATGACTTAGATAAGATTACAGAACTGAAATAAAACTCAACCACAGATATTTACTTATGTGGAGGTGGCGTTTTCGCCGGATGGCTTTTTAACAATAAACTAATAGATGTCATAAAGGTAAAAATCAACCCCTTGATTTTAGGAGTTGGCGTACGGTTATTTGGTGAATCTATATCTTGTTATAAATTAGAACTCACAGAAACCGAAACTTATGATGGCGGACTGGTATTCAACACGTATTCTATAAATTATAATCTTTTAAAACAAAATAGTCCAGAAAACCAAGTGATCTTCTGGACTATTAACTAACAACCAAACTAAACTTCTTATTTCAGTGCTGCCAATAATTTTTCAGCTACCAATTCTGATGAGGCAGGGTTTTGACCTGTAATTAAATTACCATCTTGTACTGCATATGCCGCCCAATCCTCTTTCTTAGAGTATATTCCGCCGTTTTCTTGTAGCATATCTTCTACCAAAAATGGTACAATCTCAGTTAGCTGTACAGCTTCCTCTTCACTATTAGTGAATCCTGTTACTTTTTTACCTTTTACCAAAGGATTACCATCTGTACCAGAAACTCTTTTAAGAGCAGCAGGTGCATGACATACAAACGCAATTGGCTTTTCTTGCTCATTAAAAGCCTCAATCAATTTTACAGAAGTAAGGTCGTTTGCCAAATCCCATAACGGACCGTGACCACCAGGGTAGAAAACGGCATCAAAATCATTGGCATCTACATCTGCCAATACTTTTGTGTTGGCAATTACCTCCTGCGCTTCTTTATCTTCTTTAAAGCGTTTGGTATCTTTTGTTTGTGCATCTTCAGTATCACTACTAGGGTCAATTGGTGCTTGACCTCCTTTTGGTGTTGCTACCGTAATTTCTGCTCCTTTATCTAAAAGAGCATAATATGGAGCTGCAAACTCTTCAACCCAAAATCCTGTTTTCTTTCCCGTGTCTCCCAATTGATCGTGAGACGTTAATACAAATAATATTTTCATTTTATCCTCTTTTTAGTTACGCAATTATTTTGAAGTCTTATTATTAGACTTTTACTATCATTTTACCTTTGTTCTTACCATCCATCATATCCAAGAATGCTTGTGGCGTATTATCAAAACCTTCTACTATTGTTTCTTTATAGGTCAGTTTTTCTTCGCCCAACCATGTAGACAATTGTTTCATTGCCTGTGGAAATTTGTCGGCATAATTAGACACAATGAACCCTTGCATTAATGCACTGTTCTTTACCAAGAAAGGCTGTACGGCTACCGCCATGGGCAATTCGGTTTTATTGTAGACCGATATAGCCCCACAGATAATAATACGGGCAAACTGATTTATATTGAATAATACCGCATCAGATATTGGTCCGCCAACATTATCAAAGTAGACATCCACTCCGTTTGGTGCTGCTTCTTTAATAGCAGCTTTCATATCTTTGGTTGTTTTGTAATTGATACCGTGATCAAAACCGAATTCTGATTTCAGCATATCAATTTTTTCATCAGTTCCAGCGATACCGATGACATTTAAACCAAGAATTTTACCGATCTGTCCTACAACACTACCCACAGCACCCGCAGCACCAGATACTACCAAGGTTTCACCTTTTTTAGGCTTCCCAATTTCATGAAGGCCTAAATAGGCGGTCAATCCGGTCATACCGACAATACCTAAAAAGGCACTTAATGGTGCTTTGCTTTTATCTATTTTCTGCAAGCCTTCGCCTGTAGAAATTTGCTTCTCTTTCCATTGTAATAGACCTGAAACAAAATCTCCTTTTTGGAAATTACCATTTTTAGATTCCAACACTTCTGCTACAATACCGGAACTTATAGGTTCTCCCACTTTAAATGGAGGAACGTATGATTTTGCATCGCTCATTCTACCGCGTAAATAGGGGTCAACGGATATATATTTCGACTCTAATAAAAGCTCACCGTCAGAGACCTTTAATTCATTGTCCAATTCTTTAAATTCAAAATCGGAAAGGGTAGGGGTTCCTACCGGACGTTGTTTTAAATTAATTGACTTATTCATAAGTTATCTTTTAAATTATATAATAATTCTACAACTGGAACGCTGGTCTATACCGTTTTAAAAAGTGCATTTACTCACTTAGAATTCCAGTGTATTTTTCGCTATTTCTAACTACAGTTCAAAGGTATTCAAAAAAAGAATGAATATTCATTTATTAACAAAGCTTTAAAAAATTGAACTGTAGAACAGGTATAAAAAAAGCACCATTTAGGTGCTTTTAAAACTTAATTATTATTCCATGATCATTATAGATTTCACATTTACGAATTCCTTCATTCCAAATCCGCCATGTTCTCTACCATATCCTGAATCTTTCACTCCACCAAATGGCATACTTGGTTCTGCCAGACCAAATGAGTTTATAAATACCATACCGGTGTCAAAATG
Encoded proteins:
- a CDS encoding YHYH protein, producing MIYKTEHLCLSALLISFVVIGFTSCSNTTDDTDISENGIATDTTGDSTIIANVEASFFYTEDGSVSITTVPCTLSDGTETDCYQIVTTSLPGDHEMGPWCPDNISDSAEAGGIWLESGEVYDVDGAFVANLAEFYNDDNWMMYDENGDIYITDTEDDCINAANPNVGAEYENFCVECLPSYITNLNQTWTIPITPVVQDTPVLFNSGGQGPQTTQAPSTRGIALNGIEFSAPAPVDNILGAYTLAPFDDAGGHINVHQGYHYHAATGYGTKVVQDDGHAALIGYALDGFGIYELEDSEGFEATDLDELRGHEDDTRGYHYHVDAAGNNNFINGLKGAYVN
- a CDS encoding YHYH protein, whose translation is MRKNNIKRIPSISFALALAFITFVACSSDSVDDGVIDDSTTDDSDIDDDEVVTELHAAYSAFNSDAVTVYLDGSEVVIETTGLPNHETVYWGEGNSLYKEEPDVALTPSIMSSNNNAYTIRVDATPDLTGSTVQTELGTVGIAVSGSSIFNDQEGGGALDQAAASLDWTGAHIGPGVYHYHLEPKAFTNDDDNLVGILLDGVFLYGRKCSATGDYPTDLDASGGHTSTTQYTDGEEEYHYHIINEVYSTTGSYLAFAGPYQGY
- a CDS encoding toxin-antitoxin system YwqK family antitoxin, with translation MNNKHFHILCLALMLQTGCKQSSGSKHQVATPVEVSQVTKFKEELTLNQLEGTWYYKNSPYDGYALTLHENGTLAEKVGFVKGKREGVAKRWSVNEVLRVEYHYKNNRLEGSYKTWWENGQLAQEANYVNGKMDGVERKWYPDGQLAKERQLVNGREEGLQKAWLQNGTLYVNYEAKNGRIFGLRRANSCYQLEDEVVVRSENEPL
- a CDS encoding SCO family protein; the encoded protein is MKKTLFYVAAILVLISCKQTVKKKHIQVTETSRVAYLPYYNDESFTPHWLTPNSEEEKKFHKIPDFKLVDQLGDTLTQKSFENKVYITDFFFTTCPGICLKMTNNMTKVQEAFLDNPEVAILSHSVTPSIDSEAVLKTYAEKNGVIDSKWHLVTGDKTEIYNLGRNEYFVENDLGIPKDINDFLHTENFLLIDKNKHIRGIYNGLNRASIAQLITDTEALLKEM
- a CDS encoding nickel-binding protein, encoding MPIYMDRHDVSKGVTAEDVAALHNQDLIIQHKYCCKGLSYWFDEDRSTAFCLVEAPSMKAIVEMHTKAHGDVPNTIIEVDASIVESFLGRIEDPSKSQKKELNIVNNPGFRILAVLKFMDAQHSTSPKKEVMKQLVTIIENFEGRLIDSHNEYLLISFTSTTNALDGILKLKDCYLSTKTSTEQIRIGIAAGVPVTQNHGFFEETIKTAKRLTDIQHSYIIITTEVKELYESENQNKELNPKTFKTLLFQEEEFLNDVMNYLESEWQNSNLGVDDFCSHLGLSTSQLYRKTKSLLQTSTNNLIQSHRLNKAIKLLLKKDRNISEVAFETGFNSAAYFTKCFQKKYKVLPSNYLKSI
- the mddA gene encoding methanethiol S-methyltransferase — translated: MKKIIILIYGILAYIIFLIAFLYAIGFVNNLWVPKSIDSGVEIDTMNALLINIGVLSVFAFQHSIMARPAFKKWWFKIIGKAAERSTYILLSSLALILIYWQWQPMTAVVWSVDNVILATIVQVVFFIGWLIVLLSTFMISHFELFGLTQIVDNLKNKVTKEPSFRVNYFYGLVRHPIMLGFIIAFWATPIMTAGHLLFALITTSYILVAVKFLEEKDLKKALGKTYEEYQKKVPMIIPFTKFSNNNTIESKGVQSGL
- a CDS encoding FAD-binding oxidoreductase produces the protein MKIESQSFSKKLVDDLRNLINCTIITPTDQEYNISRKVYNAMINKHPGAIVICTNTTEVQTAVDFARKNNLLVAIRGGGHNGGGLGLCDDGMVIDLSGLKSISVNAENNIVKVGGGCIWNEVDNVTHEYGLAIPSGMVSSTGVGGLTLGGGVGYLSRKYGLTIDNLLEAEMVLADGSIVITNKDEHSDLFWAIRGGGGNFGVVTEFTFQAHKQKMVYGGPTLWPIEQTEEIMGWFDGFIRTAPDDINGFIATMIIPESPFPEHLHNKKFCAIVWCYTGAMDQMEETFAPILDKKPIFAHTAEMPYPALQAMFDGLFPTGMQWYWRADFFKSLTPEISAQHLKFGSKIPTPLSQMHLYPITGAASRVGATETPWAYRDADYCGVYVGVDPNPNNATKITEWCKGYYDALHPYSAGGAYSNFMMNEGQERVQASYKHNYNRLTSIKRQYDPTNLFRVNQNIIPKA
- a CDS encoding dihydrofolate reductase family protein; this encodes MYLCGGGVFAGWLFNNKLIDVIKVKINPLILGVGVRLFGESISCYKLELTETETYDGGLVFNTYSINYNLLKQNSPENQVIFWTIN
- a CDS encoding type 1 glutamine amidotransferase domain-containing protein, giving the protein MKILFVLTSHDQLGDTGKKTGFWVEEFAAPYYALLDKGAEITVATPKGGQAPIDPSSDTEDAQTKDTKRFKEDKEAQEVIANTKVLADVDANDFDAVFYPGGHGPLWDLANDLTSVKLIEAFNEQEKPIAFVCHAPAALKRVSGTDGNPLVKGKKVTGFTNSEEEAVQLTEIVPFLVEDMLQENGGIYSKKEDWAAYAVQDGNLITGQNPASSELVAEKLLAALK
- a CDS encoding NADP-dependent oxidoreductase, giving the protein MNKSINLKQRPVGTPTLSDFEFKELDNELKVSDGELLLESKYISVDPYLRGRMSDAKSYVPPFKVGEPISSGIVAEVLESKNGNFQKGDFVSGLLQWKEKQISTGEGLQKIDKSKAPLSAFLGIVGMTGLTAYLGLHEIGKPKKGETLVVSGAAGAVGSVVGQIGKILGLNVIGIAGTDEKIDMLKSEFGFDHGINYKTTKDMKAAIKEAAPNGVDVYFDNVGGPISDAVLFNINQFARIIICGAISVYNKTELPMAVAVQPFLVKNSALMQGFIVSNYADKFPQAMKQLSTWLGEEKLTYKETIVEGFDNTPQAFLDMMDGKNKGKMIVKV